A region of the Columba livia isolate bColLiv1 breed racing homer chromosome 23, bColLiv1.pat.W.v2, whole genome shotgun sequence genome:
TGCTGCGGCCACCTCGCCCAGCACCACGGTGGGCGCAGGGACAGAGATGCTGGGGTGATGCTGTGGGGAGCGGGGGCACCGCGGTGCCCGCCCGTGTCACCACCGCGTCACTGCGGTCACACACGCTGCCACCCGCTTCCTTCCGCCCACCGGCACCGTGGGGCTGCGTCACGGCTGTGGGGCTGGCGCGGGGGACGTGGGGCAgagcccctgcccagcccagccggGGGATGCCGGTCCCCGCTCAGCCAGGGATGTGGAGCTGGACCCGCTGTCCCCCCCCGTGCCACCGCACACGTCTGACACATGGCAGCTCTGGCTATAAATAGCCCCATAGCCGCCAGAGGCTGCACCACGCTTAGGGCCCTGGGGGGGGACAccagccccccagctctgcccctgcctcagtttccccactgcTGGGAAAGGACCCAGcatgtcccttgtccccaagcTGTCCCCCCCGCCAGAACTGGGCTGGGCAGCCTCTCCCTGgccgggagctgctggggggacAGCCGGGGGTCGTGGGTGGGATGGTGGGGGGTGTTGAATGGTACAGTAGCCAGACACAGGGTATTGATGGAGCCCCCGTCCCTCTCTGCTCCCCCCGCCCGCCTGGGGCCCCCACCCAGGAAAGCTGCAAAATTAGGTCAAAGTGTCTATTATTTAACACAAGCACAGGAGCCCAggccaggagctggggggggcacagccagggaggagaagggctggggGGGACAGGACCAGACCCCCACGGCTCTGGGGcggggagggaaagggggggaCAGAGACAGGAGCCAGCGCTGAACCAGAACAACTTTATTAATGCCAGGAGATGGAGGGgacccccctgccccccaccaggcacagcctggagctgggtgcaccctgcaccccctctGCCACCTCCAGGACCCCCCTCCTGCAGCTCAGGGGGGCCCCCAAAGGCTCCGAACAAGCTGGGAGCAACATCAGGACCCAGGATCAGAGGTGCTGGGTGGGAGGGGGCTGGGAGCACCCGCCGTCCACGGCCGCTGCTGCAAAGGGGCTGGGAAGGTGCCAGCCCCCACCGCTCAAGCTCCAGCCACACAAGATTAACAATGATAATATTATTAATAGCAATATCAATAAAACTGCCCCAGAGCACAACTCGAcaaacagcagcctctgagaGCCCTTTCCCTGCTCCAACCAAACCCTGAGTGCACCAAAATCCCACCTGGGGCAGCGCCAAGGAGCCGGAAAAGGGGCTGccgggggggtctgggggggtttAACGCAGCCCCTGTGCCAGGATGCTGCCCAGCAGCACCGCGTCCTGCAGCGCGTGCTCCACCGCCGCCTCCTCCATCTTCAGAGACACCTGCGGGAGAGACGAGACGCTCAGCACCCAACTGCGGGATCCGGCCCCCCGagacccccgtgtcccccgcggTACCTTGGCCAGCCGGGCCTCCTTGGCCTTCTTGAGCTCCAGGACGCCGCGGGACTCCAGGAGGGTGACAAGGGACAGACACTCGGCTTGGTCGACGGCGGGGAGACGCTGCTGCCGGCACACCTGGCTGTACGTGTCGTGGAGCTGGGGGACGCAGAGCAGTGACGCTGTGCTCACGGACACCCGCCCGCTCCCCAAATGCAGCCCCGAGGGGGTCCCAGCGTCACTGACCTTCCCCAGCGTCACCTCCCGGGCGCGCAGGCGCCGGGcgagcaggagcagggagcagagcagcacctTCTGCTGCAGCGGGAAGGTCTCGGGGGCCCTGTGGCCACCGGCCGTCAGCTGGTCCCCAAACACCTCCAAGATCACGCGGGAGACGTGCAGGAGCCCCACGCGcttggggatgggggacaccggggagtcacctgtgggacagacagaaCTGCAGGGGACCTTGGGGAGGGTGAGGAAGGGGAACAGAGAGGTGCCCCAGAAAgggaccccagaccccccaTTGATGCCAGCCTGGCGGTGCAACCCAcaggggtttggttttggcacAGCAGCGGTTACTCACCCCCGGAGAGCGGCTTGAGGAGGGTCTGGCTCCGaacctccagctccaccacctcCACGGCGCGTCTGCGGAGAGACAGCCCTGAGCGCCGGGCAGAGCGGCCGCCTCGGCGCGGGCACCCCTGGCATGGGCACCCCTGGCACGGGCACCCCCGGCACGGGCACCCTGCGGTGGGCTCACCAGACGCACACCAGCCCCATGCGTTTCAGGGCAGCCACCAACCTGCAGACATCCAGAGCCTTGCGAGCATCACCGGAGACCGCGGAGACCTTGCGGGCACAGAACTGGAGCGCGGCGGCATCCAGGACAGGGTCACCGGCCACCTGCCAAGGCACCGCGCGCTGTCAGCGTGGCCAGagcccctctgtgtccccccccaccgCGTGTCCCCGCCGTGTCCCACCTGGCCCAGCCGCTCCTGCAGGATGGCGACGAGCTGCTCCCGGGTGTAGGGGGCGAAGCGGAGGGTCTgggggccgccgtgggggcggGCGGCGAGGCGGGCGAGGCCGCGCTCCGGCAGGTCCAGCGCGTTGGCCAAACCTGCGGGCACAGGGGGTGAGGAAGCACGGAGCTGCGCCCCGAGGAGGGAGCGGGTAGGGAGGAGGGGGGCGCAAAGCCAAACCTCCACAGGCCCCCCGCAACGTGGGGACAGTCCCCAGGGCAGGCAGTGCCGCGCTGCCACGCACTCACCAATAAGAACCAGCCTGGAGCCGGGCAGCCGTGGCCACTCGAACAGGGTGTAGAGCACGTCCTGGCCCTTGCTCTCCAGCTGGTCCAGCTCGTCCAGCACCAACAggctgggggtgttgggggggaGCACAGATcaaccccagctctgcccccccACCCCTGGGACCCTCTCACAGCACCCTGAGCAGGGATAACCAGGGCTGCCTCCCCGTACCAGGCACACTTGgggtgctgaggggggaacCCCAcgaccccccccgccccagacaAGGCACTCACACCATGGGTCCCTGTGCCGCCGTCAGCTGTTTCTCCAGCCTCCGCGCGCCGTCCCGGCCGGCGGCCGcgggcagccccagctgctgcgCCACGGCGGGGAACACG
Encoded here:
- the CDC6 gene encoding LOW QUALITY PROTEIN: cell division control protein 6 homolog (The sequence of the model RefSeq protein was modified relative to this genomic sequence to represent the inferred CDS: deleted 1 base in 1 codon) encodes the protein MREEGAGPGRAGGGKCRAGAELAREEPPTMSSSSPQRQPTIGFPRRRSARRLAAPPSKSGADPASPDPSALRLPPHPGASTPSTCSARTKALPLSPRKRLGDDNLCNVPHAQPCSPAKRSKENQGRRLLFGDSPTSPEKPNTPGPSPQHGGQETPRRSGLGGTPARTRLFRQEGTCYQQAKRVLHVAVPERLHARDKETGVIRQFLRDHVCGRRPGSLYISGAPGTGKTACLSRVLLDCKDELARSKTIVLNCMSLSSPQAVFPAVAQQLGLPAAAGRDGARRLEKQLTAAQGPMVLLVLDELDQLESKGQDVLYTLFEWPRLPGSRLVLIGLANALDLPERGLARLAARPHGGPQTLRFAPYTREQLVAILQERLGQVAGDPVLDAAALQFCARKVSAVSGDARKALDVCRRAVEVVELEVRSQTLLKPLSGGDSPVSPIPKRVGLLHVSRVILEVFGDQLTAGGHRAPETFPLQQKVLLCSLLLLARRLRAREVTLGKLHDTYSQVCRQQRLPAVDQAECLSLVTLLESRGVLELKKAKEARLAKVSLKMEEAAVEHALQDAVLLGSILAQGLR